The DNA sequence GGATCGATGATATGGCCGTAATGGATCGTATGGGAAGCGGCATCACTTATGCGTTTTCCTCCAACTCCCCTGTATAGCTTGTCTGCAATGGAGAATGCCTCATCACCGCTCAGCCGGACAATGGCGATTGCGCCTTCCCCCATCGGAGTGGATATCGCTGCAATTGTATCTAGCTCCACCCTGCTGCCACCTCATTTCCTGTTTTCTATCTATATAATTAAAACGAATATTTTAAGCCCCAAATAACTAGAATAGCACAAGAGCCTTTGATTAAAAAGATTATTTGCTCAAGCCTGTCCCGCTTATCCACAAGCTTCCCGATTCTCTATACATTATTATGCTCTATTTTAACTTATCCACATGTGAATAACAATAAAACCAGACGCAAATATCGCCGTACATGTTATCCACAGCATAAATGGCTGAAGAGGCTGCCAATCATTGCCTGATATTCAGGAATGGGTTATGACTCGGTGTTCCGGCCGCTGGACAGAAAAGCTGAAGCAGCCGTTCCTCTACTAAAGAACCTCTGACCCCGCACAAGAAATATATGCATTCTACTTACGGAATCATTGACCGCATTCCTTTGCCCATCATTTTTTTTCCATAAAAAAAGCCCTATCCAGTCGGATAAGGCTCCATCGGCTATTTCACCGGTGATATGACAATATGGCGGTTGGGATCGGCTCCGCTTGAGTACGTTTTAACTTTCCGCGTACCGGCCAGTGCCGCATGAATGATTTTTCTTTCGTAGGAAGGCATCGGTTCAAGCGCCACATCCTTGCCGGTTTTGACTGCCTTTTGGGCAAGCCGCTGGGCAAGCTGGATGAGCGTATCATTCCGGCGCTTCCGGTAGTCCTCGGCATCAAGGACCACATTCAGATAAGAATCGGAAGACTTATTGACGACAAGCTGGGTCAGATACTGGAGCGAGTTCAGGGTCTGGCCCCTTTTTCCGATGAAAAGGGCAATTTTTTCGCCGGACAGGATAAGCTCTGCCTCTTTCCCTTCCCTGCGCACTTCCACTTCAACGGGTGCCCCCATTTTCTCGCCGATATTTTTTAAAAATTGGACGGCTTCTTCAATCGGATCCGGCTTAAGAACTGCCCTTACAACGGCAGGCCTGGAACCGAAAATCCCGAAAAAACCTTTTTTTCCTTCTTCAACAATGCTGATTTCCGTGCGGTCTCTTGTTGTCTGCAATTGAGCTAAAGCGGATTCTACTGCTGCTTCGACGGATTGTCCTGTAGCAGTCACTTCTTTCACTTCTTTGCTCCTCCCGCATTTCCGGCAGCTGCTTTTTTCAGATCCG is a window from the Bacillus infantis NRRL B-14911 genome containing:
- the jag gene encoding RNA-binding cell elongation regulator Jag/EloR → MKEVTATGQSVEAAVESALAQLQTTRDRTEISIVEEGKKGFFGIFGSRPAVVRAVLKPDPIEEAVQFLKNIGEKMGAPVEVEVRREGKEAELILSGEKIALFIGKRGQTLNSLQYLTQLVVNKSSDSYLNVVLDAEDYRKRRNDTLIQLAQRLAQKAVKTGKDVALEPMPSYERKIIHAALAGTRKVKTYSSGADPNRHIVISPVK